In Apis cerana isolate GH-2021 linkage group LG3, AcerK_1.0, whole genome shotgun sequence, the sequence tttCCGTCGCAAGAGTGAATTTGTTCACACAACACTCGCGGACGTATATCGTATACCAGATGATGCGGAAAAACACGACTGTACAAACAAACGTTCCATTCTTTCACTTTATGATCGATAAAAACTTGATcatgacaaaaaaaataacaaagggcattgaaaatgaaataaacagCAAGAAAAgaggtaagaaaaaaaagaatgaatgagtgaatgaataagaaaagagggaaaaaaaaccGGGAGCAAGAACAAGTTAAAATGATACATAAGAGACAAAGGCCATGgcgatgaaagaaagaattagatGCCGAAATAATCCGGATATCGTTAAccactataaaaaaaagtattataaccTTTTCTATTCTCGCCACTAAAAGAACGTTATGCCAAACATTTTCTTACGAGTTCTCGCGAATTCATCCATTTTTACATAGAacgttaatttaattctataatagcaatgtttaaattatggGCCTACTAGAAAGCCTGACGATTCACTACCAGGCTCAAGATGAAAcgctctcttctttcttttttcttttccgacCTTCCGCTCACGTTGCCAGCGCCACAATGATGATTCCTGTATCTCGAGGAAAATATGTTTCACGCACGtgctttatctctctctctctctctccctctcactCGTGCGACATTTCATATGAAAGCCaaagaagataataatacacttgcaaaaatatcattttacacGAATAATGTACCGAAATCctcgaaaaaatgaaacaattcataagaataagaaatccCTATAATACGCCGTACGCTTGACTTGGAGGTTATGCCGCCGTGGCCTTTGTCTCTTACGTATCGTTTGGCGTTTTAACTTGCTCTTACTCCTCTTTCCCGGCCTcactccctctctttctctcgcttgCTTATTCGCTTGTTCACTCtttcgctttttctttttatttctatctctcTCGATGCCCTTCGTTATCCTTTTTATTCCTATTTGCCTTTTGTTCATTACCTTTctcactattatatatttctttccttgCTCAAGACACTCACATTacgtttaataacaatttctagTTTGCTATACACACTATAGAGATGATGAAAATGGTGCCTTCGGCAGCTTTAAACTTGACGGATTGTCGGATTTTACGTATACGTGGTTATGTCGACGGTCGGCGTCGCGCCCGGCCCGCACTCTCCTTTCACTTGTTCTTTCCTCTGCTCAGCAAGGATACTTGTATAAGCTGAGGAAAATCGGCGTTCTTCGAGCCATCCGCGCACGGACGTCACACACCAACTCTCCGCCTTACAAGGCAACGCGCGGACCGACCGTTTCTGTCGCTCTTTTCACTCTTCTCGGCCACGAGCGACTGCTACGCTCCTGATTCACGCACGTGTTCGTGCGTTCGTGTATACAGCAAAGCTTGGTGTGCGTACATGCGTGCGCCAATCGGCGGCCATAACAGCCGCCTCGACCAATCAGAATGGCtgattcatttctttctttttctatctaaaGCCTTTTCCTCACCTACTCTTGTGTGTTATTATCCGCGTGCGCatccattttatttatgatgcGATTTCACCGCTTTTCCTAATCCTGTTCGCTTAACCTGTATCCGTgaacttcaaatttttacgaagcttcataaaaatatcttgaaactgatcctttggaatattatttgttatatcaaaaatatatgttttcgTAAAACAATGTTTTTTACCTCGTATTCCAACAGGCGCAAACTCCGCCCATTACttcaacttcttttttttttcatcaccactaatatttaatcatgaacatttacaatattactatatacaattttataaaaaaaattaaacaaaaccaaaaaatttgatcgaacTTTTGTCTTATTGAATATcgtacaaataaaatgaaggTAGTTCGTACttggaaatgtaaattatgAAGACGAGAATGCGCACgtctattgtaaaaatatggcTACGTAATCCGCCATTTTTATAAAGCGGGAAGactcgaatattaaaatataatatttaatcatatttacatttatatatttttaacattattattaaaattcaaaagaatatttttttttatcattctttgataaatacttcatatataaatatgtacaaattataaatttaacggTTACAAAATGTACATCCATATACGTTTCTATGTAGTACGTATTATTCTATGTTCGGTCttattctcaaaatttataaattgtatacaagttaattcaaattttaaaacgtgcacgaataatacaattgtgctttatattataatatattataatatatataatatatataatatatataatatatataatatatataatatatttattacgtattttgagattaatatataaaaattaacacagtattttttaatatataagtttaaatagTGTGCTGTATACgtatagaaaaaagattatcgtatttaaattactttatactttaaatcattgcttattatttattgtatatatattttaaaaataagaatggattatgaaaaatattacgatcGGAGAGGAGATGGAAGTTATGTTATACATTTTCCTAATAACAAAGGATTAACTATGAAAGAGGTTAACACTATATTTTCCTCATTTGGTAAAGTTTTATCCGCAGATGATCGTGGACAACCTAATGGATtatgttttgtaaaattagaaaCAGCTGAAGATGCAAAACAATGTATTGAAGCTTTtaagaatcataaatttattaaaattttaccacacataactaaaaaatttgttaatgtaaaaagaaaatcatacaatgaaaataagaaaacatttaaacaaaattttactgTAAATAATTCAGATAACAACATcaaaaacaacaacaacatcaataacaatgatttatttgcaaaaaagattcaagaaaaatgcaaTCAGTCTGATTCTAATATATCAGAATCGATatctataaaagataattttaatagtgatataaaaattgaagaaaataaaaaatctacatCGATATCATCTTTAAggcattttttaaaacttaaaaatttacgaagaGTTGTATCAAGTACTTCAATTTCATCAGAAGCtactaatgaaaatttgaatagatTGGAAGAAATTCCGTTTAATGAAACAGAAATTCCATCATTGGTATCTattgacaaaaaatataaatcacccAATATTAAAGTTCCTTCATCATCCACAAAGGTTATTCCGGCACAAGAAGTAATTGTAGCTAATATACATCCAAATATaagtatacattatatattacatctttttgaaaaatataatccaaTATCAGTATCACTTATGATGACAGCACCAAAtactagaatattatattgtcatgtttattttaaaacatatgagGAAGCATATTCAACAATGaaagaatttgataaatattctctACATGGAAAATACCTTATTGTTTTGACATCTGAGAAATTAATAGAAGAAGCACTTTAatgataaacatatatatatataaatatatatatatatttttttttttttgattttacgattattacaatcatttaataaatattgaaataaatttacaatattatttttgtattatacaaatatatatgaattattattttctttgatattttttttagtatttcttTAGTATtcataactaataataattttttaaatcacatTAAATCACGaaacaatatcaatataatatataaaatattaatagtttttgtatgcttgcataaaaatattctttacaatttaagttattcattatttgtataattcacaaatgtaaataatttatttacaataatgttattttttgtataaaatttacaaaatttatgtatttttttataataaaaattttataacgtatttatgagtaatttatttatttatttacgaatatattatttattatttaatataatattaatatattattttaatttaaatctttttaaaataaaatttatattatattctttatatcttataataaacaaaaatgtatgaaattatctttaataaatttgcaaaatccTATATTTGAGTTTGcgtattagattataatttctaacctATAcagtttttaaaagttaagaGTGTGTTTATAGCTTGTAGTTTATTtcgtgatattaaatttatattttaacataacgTACGTGTGTTTCTAGAAGTATGCAGTTAAAAATGTCaaattcatttgataaaaattatgtgaaGCAATTATTGCtacaagaaaatgaatttattttaaatatatttactaaaatgCCATTGCCCATGTCTGAGCTAGGTAAATATAAaagctaataaatataaaaaaataatataatcttataaatatttataaaatttgcaataataataaaaaataaattttttttagtttcagatgagaaagataaattagtgacgtataataaaaaaaaaatatcaggaggtttctatcatttattacttttagaaaataatctaatttacctaattaagtttattttaaattttctgttttctgTTTTGTTACagacaatatttttccaaatttaattggaaaagcAAAAAGAGCACATACATTTGAAGAATTGCATGCTAAATTGGAAGGATTAAAGAATGTTAAACGATTAGGATATAAAgaaaagcaattaaaaaagaatttgaaaactaaaataaaaaaaatgtcaaagaaaaaagaacgaataatgcaaaaaaatttagtaaaaatagaacaaaatgTAGCcgatttatctaaaattaaaaaagaagataatgaaATACCAAAGATTCCACGACCAAAACCAGTGTTTAATTCAGAAGGTAAGATGGTATTTAGCAAGTttgatttttctgaaattggaacgaaaaaaaaaccacCTAAAAAAGatgcaaaaaaaatactaCTTGAGGTGAaacaaaaacaagaaaagttaaaagaaatggaagaattaggtgaaaaagaaaaagtagaagaaattaaagaaaaagatatatggaAATCTGTTTTAGCAAAAGCTAGTGGTGAAAAGGTAACAAAGAAAtacttgaataaataattattaaaatatttaataatatatgtctatacatataatatatgtctatacatatattttcgatagGTGAAAAATGATCCagatttacttaaaaaaacattgaaaagaaaagatgataAGAAAAAACGGAGTGCTAAAAAATGGGAATCTAGATTAGAAAATGTGCAGAAAGGAATTCGAGAAAGGCAAGAAAAACGAcaagataatattatgaaaagaaagaaagaaaagaagataaataaattaaaaaaagcagCCAAAAAGGGACGAATAATACCTGGATTTTAAATATGacataaaagattatatataaattattttcaattttatttccataatttgattaattttttatatcgaaggCAGTcaaaaatatgcataaatattatttgcataatcATTAGAACAAGtttttactaatatataatgttattccCGTCAGAatacaatagaattatttttaaatgaataatataatataatagaattattttaatcaaattttactatacataattatcttatttatgtaatatatctacattgttatttaataataataatatgaaaattaattttaatatgtatatgttataatatgaatttcataaaaattgaatgtaatgttatataatattatagttatatagtGTTATACAATATGGTTTAGTGTATACAATATGGTTTTTAAGCATCTATTTACACATTAcgatttgtatttgtatttgtacattatattaacaatCCTTATTTACACTAATATGACACTGTGTACATTATTTCATTAGGAATTTTTCATGATGTAAAAAGCAATCTGTCAATAGAATGTTGCACaatttattagtataaaatttactcattaattttgaataagtatgcgtgcaaaatttttttgtaaagataagatttctattatataattgtctctttatacttaatattatttaatattgcggcacttttcacgataaattttataatttctcagttttttgaaattaaatgagaTCAATCTCATATTTCTTGCTAATTTcacaaaatgtttattttattataagttttttaatagattatagGTAAATCAAGAACGAGAGCTTCGATGTAACTGCCCTCTTCAACTTCCTGCTAGGTATCTCCAAGAGCTGAAGATACGGCATTAGCGTGTGTTAATGCTGTCCATAAAGGACTATGATCCAGGGGTACTGGTACCGATTTCGATGGTCGAGGAGAcctgcaaataataataaacaatttttattttcatatatttctttcaaataaataatttatgatacataatatatattcaaaagataACAACTTGAAACAAAGATATCGTATCGATAATgtagaaactttaaaaattttctcaagacaaatcaatgaaaaacaaattttattgttagcgattttgtcataaaaaaaatatataattcttttttctctcgtttagtttatagaaataagaaCGAAAtgttcttattataatatgcaatatacatataaagaataagaattttacCTAGGCGGTACCAAAACTGAATGCTAATCCGGACTACTCAGTTCCAATGCAGTACTTTGTTCAGGATCCGATCGTTCTTCGACCACCGTGTCTAGTTCTAATGATGGGAAAGCTCTAGATCCTCGATCACTTCGCAACGAAACTGCTCTTGTTGGACGATCAATTCCAGCTATCACACAaatgtgaatattattataccgtgataaaagtttttgattgcatggaaaatttcatctaccaagtaaatataatcttctgtaaaaataaaagcgcattaaattactaatagtaagaattaatatttatcaaatgcattctaatattaaaattgcgtGATTTGAACTgttgatttaaattacatatttattaaaatagaatttttatataagaaatgctAAACATACGTTATAGGCTTGTGCAGCAAATCGTTTCATGCGATTatgataatgttattatagtatataagtGTACATGCGTTTggatgaaagataaaaatgtagcCAAGCTGTATATATCTTTGCATAAAATTGctcattttgtattatttttttgattttgttaatTGCGTTGAAGCTGCTGTGAGATAATATtcgcgataaaatattattcaaatgcaTTTTAATGGCAGATCTTAATTATAACTActaatttcacaattattttttttattttcattcgtatcTAATTTTTAGCATAATCTCAATTAAATTCCATGTTAAATATGCAGCAATGGTAGCGGCAACGGCAAATGATTAtgcattatataaaagaaatattggttGCTCCATATATGTAATTCTAAAATCTCTAGAGAAGTTAAACAACAATTAGgctaataaagaattttaccTAAATCCTCTTTAGATGCTGCACTTGACGGGATAATAAAAGAACGaatatgtatttcaatttaacaaattttgaaaaaattaattgactaAGATATTGCAGTTGatcttatgatttttattatttatataaacaaaaaataataaatattttttttcatatccttATCTGAGATTTGTTTTGATT encodes:
- the LOC107997039 gene encoding putative uncharacterized protein DDB_G0292292, yielding MDYEKYYDRRGDGSYVIHFPNNKGLTMKEVNTIFSSFGKVLSADDRGQPNGLCFVKLETAEDAKQCIEAFKNHKFIKILPHITKKFVNVKRKSYNENKKTFKQNFTVNNSDNNIKNNNNINNNDLFAKKIQEKCNQSDSNISESISIKDNFNSDIKIEENKKSTSISSLRHFLKLKNLRRVVSSTSISSEATNENLNRLEEIPFNETEIPSLVSIDKKYKSPNIKVPSSSTKVIPAQEVIVANIHPNISIHYILHLFEKYNPISVSLMMTAPNTRILYCHVYFKTYEEAYSTMKEFDKYSLHGKYLIVLTSEKLIEEAL
- the LOC107997035 gene encoding surfeit locus protein 6 homolog gives rise to the protein MQLKMSNSFDKNYVKQLLLQENEFILNIFTKMPLPMSELVSDEKDKLVTYNKKKISGDNIFPNLIGKAKRAHTFEELHAKLEGLKNVKRLGYKEKQLKKNLKTKIKKMSKKKERIMQKNLVKIEQNVADLSKIKKEDNEIPKIPRPKPVFNSEGKMVFSKFDFSEIGTKKKPPKKDAKKILLEVKQKQEKLKEMEELGEKEKVEEIKEKDIWKSVLAKASGEKVKNDPDLLKKTLKRKDDKKKRSAKKWESRLENVQKGIRERQEKRQDNIMKRKKEKKINKLKKAAKKGRIIPGF